The window TTAAGAGTAAATAACTATAATCCTGCTTGTCTTCAGGCTTGGAGAGCAAACATGGATATTCAATTTATCCTTGATGTGTATGCGTGTGCAATGTATATAGTTTCATATATTTCTAAAGCACAAAAAGGAATGAGTGAACTTTTACGGCAAGCATgtgctgaagccagaaaaggCAATTCTAGCATAAAACAACAAGTCAGAGACATtggaaacaaatttttaaatagTGTTGAAATCAGTGCTCAAGAAGCTGTTTATATAATTTTACAGCTTCCTATGAAGAAATCATCACGTGAAGTACTATTTATTAATACAGCTCCTCCCAATGAAAGAGTGCAACTTTTAAAACCaataaatgacatcaaagaaatGGAAGATGATTGTAAAGATGTATACAGTACTGGTCTTTTGCAGAGATATGTGAATCGCACTGCCAGTCTAGAACACTTGACCTTGGCAGATTGGGCTGCATGGTATGACTCATGTGGAAAACCATATGTAAGGAAATCTTTTATTAATGATTTGGACAACCTTCCTCTTGAAACAGCtaatgatgatgaaaatgatgatgaactttgCAATGAGAATACCATCActgataaaaagaacaaaaaaagatcAAAAAGCCGAGTTATTAGGTGTGTTTggtttaataaagaaaaagatcCAGAAAAGCACTACCGTGAGCTAATCATGCTCTTTACCCCatggagaaatgaagaaaaggaTTTGCTAGGTAGTTGCTCTTCCTATCAAGCACGCTTCTTTCTGGTAAAAGATATCATAAGCAAACAAATGGAACAGTACGTAATTTGCAGTGATGCCTTAGATAAAGTTCAAGAACAAATGATTGGTCttgatgaaaatgttgaaaaatatgaCTCAATAGCaccatttacacaaaatgtagAATACCAAGATGAAGCCGAGGGTCTTCAAGACTTGCATCCTGATTTCAATGAAAACTATGATTTGTCAGATGACGTTGGAATTCCTTCTACAGCAACACATACTGAACCATTAATATTAAATGAATTACAAGACCAAGATTACCGACAGTTAGTACAAACACTAAACAAGAAGCAAAAAGAATTTTTCTATCATATCTTGCATCTTATAAAAACATCTGACAAACCATTCTACTATTTCCTGTCTGGTGGAGCTGGTGTGGGTAAATCCCATCTTGTCAAATCACTATATCAAGCAGCACTAAAATATTACAACTCAAAAGCTGGCGAGGACTTTAATGAGGTAAAAATATTATTGCTTGCACCAACTGGAAAAGCTGCTTTTGGCATCAAAGGTAATACAATACATAGTACTTTTGCAATTCCAGTCTGCCAATCGCTAAAGAATTACAAACCTCTTGACTCAAGCAGACTTAACACCCTTAGATGTAAACTACATGCTGTAAAACTAATATTTCTAGATGAGATTTCTATGGTAGGCAATACTATGTttaatatacaaataaataatagaCTAAAAGATATAAAGGGTAGCAGAGAATTCTTTGGAGGTGTAAGCATCATTGCATTAGGTGACTTGTTTCAGCTCGAACCAGTCATGGATAGCTATGTCTTTAAGAACATGAAAAATGCAGAATATGCAGCTCTTGCCCCGAATATATGGCAGGAACTTTTCACAATGTTTGAACTAGATGAAATTATGAGACAAAGAGACAGTAAAGCATTTGCTGAAATTCTTAACAGGTTAAGGGAAGGTAACCACACTCCTGAGGACATTGCAAAACTAAAACAAAGATGCATTTCAGAAAATTGTCCAAATTACCCACTTGACATTCCTCACTTGTTCatacaaaattctaaagttgacgaatttaataacaaagttCACTTGGCAGCAACTGGTGATAAATATAACATCAGAGCAATAGATAGTGTGATAGGCGCTAACTCTGCGGAACTTAGAGACAAGATATTAAAGCAAATACCACTTGATCCTAGGAAAACTAAGCAGTTAGCTTCAAATCTTCAACTTGCCGCGGGTGAGAGAACAGAACTAGTAGTAAATCTAAGAACTGATGATGGTATGACAAATGGAGCTGGCAATATAATAAAGAGAATACAATTACATGACAGAAATAAACCATCTGGTGTAATATGGGTACAATTTGATCATGCAGATGTGGGAGAAAAAACCAGACACGATAACAAGCATTTGTATGTAAACAATATCGATAGAGCATGGACTCCAATAAAACCTACAACTGTACAATTTGCTGTTGGAAGAACTCAAACAGCTCAAGTTGTAAGAAAACAGTTCCCCCTGAGACCTGCAGCTGCTAAAACCATACACAGATCACAAGGTGATACTGAGACTAAAATAGTTGTTAACTTCAACACTAGAAGAAC of the Montipora capricornis isolate CH-2021 chromosome 7, ASM3666992v2, whole genome shotgun sequence genome contains:
- the LOC138057980 gene encoding uncharacterized protein, which translates into the protein MLFTPWRNEEKDLLGSCSSYQARFFLVKDIISKQMEQYVICSDALDKVQEQMIGLDENVEKYDSIAPFTQNVEYQDEAEGLQDLHPDFNENYDLSDDVGIPSTATHTEPLILNELQDQDYRQLVQTLNKKQKEFFYHILHLIKTSDKPFYYFLSGGAGVGKSHLVKSLYQAALKYYNSKAGEDFNEVKILLLAPTGKAAFGIKGNTIHSTFAIPVCQSLKNYKPLDSSRLNTLRCKLHAVKLIFLDEISMVGNTMFNIQINNRLKDIKGSREFFGGVSIIALGDLFQLEPVMDSYVFKNMKNAEYAALAPNIWQELFTMFELDEIMRQRDSKAFAEILNRLREGNHTPEDIAKLKQRCISENCPNYPLDIPHLFIQNSKVDEFNNKVHLAATGDKYNIRAIDSVIGANSAELRDKILKQIPLDPRKTKQLASNLQLAAGERTELVVNLRTDDGMTNGAGNIIKRIQLHDRNKPSGVIWVQFDHADVGEKTRHDNKHLYVNNIDRAWTPIKPTTVQFAVGRTQTAQVVRKQFPLRPAAAKTIHRSQGDTETKIVVNFNTRRTIPHIHYVGLSRVTTIEGLYITDLCENKIAVNSQVKDEMQHLRTHRHLKLSVTPIYNTDETAFKICFLNTRSLHRHIEDIRKDMNYTSVDVNIFSETRLSHLDKDSDYAITGYSLFRNDNCSTTINTRPYGGTAVYSKTPFAPGYPLCKNSHGIEITIIKVITYPNLTIIGVYRSPKVPVTQMCTALTQILNLYISEYTIFIGDFNVNWLNQKDITHLHNLFITQNNYRQLVSCYTTDNRTTIDHIYTNLPEPEVTFHILETYFSDHKAICASIQPKTLY